CACGATCAGGAGCACGGCCCAGAAGGGCAGCCAGATCCACAGGATCAGGCCGACCGCCACGCCACCCGCGGCGATCTTCGCTTTCTTCGACATCTGTCGCCTCCTTCGCGGCCACTGCCGCTCTCTGTCGTGAAAACGGCTCCGCCGCTCCGGCGGTTCCGGTCCGCGACCCCGAGAAGCCCCTGAGACATCCCTGAGCCGCGCCCCTACGGGTCGCCTCGGGTCCTCGACTCCCGTCGTCACCCCACGGCTGCCCGTGCGGTCCGTGCGGCCGTACCGCCCGGTCGGCCGGTGGCGCCCCGAGGGCCCGTGCACCGGCCTCGGCTACTCCACCCTGAGAGGCTCCCCCACCTCGTACAGATGACGCAGGGCCTGGCGATAGGAGTCGACGAGGCCGGTCTCGGCGTAGGGGATGCCGAGATCCTGGCAGTGGGCGCGGACCAGGGGCTGGGCGAGCCGCAGATGCGGGCGCGGCATGCTCGGGAACAGATGGTGCTCGATCTGGTAGTTGAGGCCGCCGAGGAACCAGTCCGTCAGGACACCGCCCCGGATGTTGCGCGAGGTGAGCACCTGGCGGCGCAGGTGCCCCCAGCGGTCGCCGTCCGGGTCCGGCATCTCCATGCCCTTGTGGTTGGGCGCGAAGGACAGTCCCAGATGCAGGCCGAACAGCGCCTGGTGCACGGCGGCGAACGCGAGGGCCTTCCCCGGGGACAGCACGGTGAGCAGCAGCGCCGCGTACCCCACCACATGGGCCACGAGGAGCGCGCCCTCCACGAGGCGTTCCCGGGGCGACTGACGGCGCAGATCCTGGAAGCCGTGCACCTTGAGGGCTATGCCTTCGAGCAGGGTGAGCGGGAAGAACAGCCAGGCCTGGTTCCGGGTGAGCCAGCGGCGGAAGCCCTGCCGGACCCCGGCCTGTTCGCCGGTGAAGACCAGTACGTCGGCGGCGACGTCCGGGTCCTTGTCGCGGTGGTTGGGATTGGCGTGGTGCCGGTTGTGCTTGGCGTTCCACCACGAGTAGCTCAGGCCGAGCAGCAGGTTGCCGTGCACCAGGCCGATCACCCGGCTGACCGCCTTGTCGCCGCTGATCTGCGCGTGTCCGGCGTCGTGGCCGATGAACGCGGTACGGGCGAAGAGCACGGCGAACGGCACCGCCAGGAGCAGTGCCCACCAGGAGTCGCCCACGAGGAAGAGCCCCGCGACGACCGCCGCGAGGGCCAGCGCGTTGCCTGCGATGACGCGCGCGTACCACCCGTGCCGCCGCCCCAGCAGTCCCCGGTCCTTGACGGTGCGCAGCAGGGGCGCGAACTCACTGCCGGCGGCGGACCCGCCGGCCCTCTCCTGGGTGCCGTCCGCGACGGCTGCGGCGGGCTGGGGCATGGTGGGGTCTCCGGTCTCTCGGCAACGGCCTGACCTGAGAAAACGTATGGATCGAAGCCCTGTCCCGGCCATGGCGCCAACACCCCGGCTCACAGGGGGGCCGCCTCCCCACGGGCCGGGGGAACACCCCCGCAGGCGCCGGGGGGCCAGCGACACCTCCGCAGGACATGCCCACGTCACCGACGCCTTGTTCCCGGTCGACCGCCGATGTGCTGTACCCTCGGCGGCCGACCACCAGTAGTCAAATTTGAGGAATCGCCATCACTGTGCAGCGGACCTTCCCGGCGACACCGTCCGACTTCTCCGAACTCGCCCGTTGCTGCGCCGTGTTCCTGCCCGCGGACCCGGCGCGCTCCGGCCGGGTCGCCTTCTGGCGTCCCGACGGCTCGGCTCCCCCGGCCCCCGCGCGGGCATCCGTGACCGAGCTGACGGTCGTCGTCGCTCGCGACGGCGGGGTCGCTCCGGTGACCGTGCCCGCCGTCGTGCTTCCCCTGCGCTCGGCGCTGCCGGTGCTCACGCACGCGCGTGCCGATGGCCCGGGGCACCGCGCCGCCGCCTTCTGGGGCGCGGCGGCCGTACTGGGCCTCCACTTCACGGCGCGCGGCCTGCTGCTGCCGGGGCTGTCGGCGACCGACCACGACGCCTGGCGCGCGGCGCCCCTCCTGGGCGAGGACGCGGAGCGGGTCGGCGCACTGGCCGCCGCGATGCCGCCCGAGGCGCACGCCGTACCGCTCGACGTGCCCGGACCGCCGCGGCTGCCCGACCCCGGGCGTCTGCTGCGCGCCTTCCTGGACGCGGTCGCCGACACGCTGCCCCGGTCGCCCGCCGCGCCCCTGGTCACGGCCGGGCCTGCCTACGCGGCACAGGAGCCGCAGCACCTCCCGGAGCAGCGGGCGTGGGCCGCCGAGGTCGCGGCGGGCCACGACGCGGGTCTGCGGATCTCGTTGCGGGTCGAGGTGACGGGGCTGGAGTCCGCCGACGGTGACGGCCCGGACCCCCGGTTCCGCGCGGTGCTCCAGGTGCACAGTGTGAGCGGCCCCGCCCGGGTCTCCGACGCCGCGGAGGTCTGGGCCGGACCGGGCGGCCCGGCCGAGGCGTTCGGTCCCCGCGCGCGGACGGACGTCCTGCTCGCGCTGCGCCGGGCGGCCCGGTCCTGGCCCGCGCTGACACCACTGCTGTCGGCAGCCGTGCCGGACGCCGTCGAACTCGCCGACGAGGAGATCGCCGAACTGCTCGGGGAGGGCACCCGTGCGCTCGCCGCCGCCGGGGTCGAGGTGCACTGGCCGGCGGTGACGGCCCGCGGGCTGACCTCCGGGGCGACCCTCGGGCCGCCGGACGGCGCGGGCGGCACCGCGGGTCCCGCGCCGGGTCCCGGCGCGACGCTGTCCGCCGACGCGCTGCTCGCCTTCGACTGGTGGTTCGCGCTGGGCGGTCAGCGGCTCACCCGCGCGGAGCTCGACCGTCTGGCGGAGGCGAATCGGCCCCTGGTGCGGTTGCGCGGCCAGTGGGTGCTGGTCGACCCCGACGAACTGCGCCGCGCCCGGGGACGGCAGGACCGGAAGGTCACCGCCGTGCAGGCGCTGGGCGCCGCCCTGACGGGCTCCGCCGAGGTCGACGGCCACCGGGTCGGGGTGCGGCCCACGGGATGGCTGGCGGCCCTGCGGGACCGCCTCACGGGACCGCAGGCACAGGAACCGGTGGGGCAGCCGGCCGCGCTCGCCGCCCGGCTGCGCGACTACCAGGCGCGCGGTCTGGGCTGGCTGGTGCGGATGACGTCGTCGGGGCTCGGCTGCTGTCTGGCCGACGACATGGGACTCGGCAAGACGGTCACCCTGATCGCGCTGCACCTGCACCGGCAGCAGGATCCGGCGACCGGCGGCCCCACCCTGGTGATCTGTCCGACGTCGCTCATGGGCAACTGGCAGCGGGAGATCGAGAGGTTCGCGCCCGGTACGCCGGTGCGCCGCTTCCACGGCGCGCGGCGCGACCTGGCCGGCCTCGCCGACGGCGAGATCGTGCTGACCACGTACGGGACGATGCGCCTGGACGCGCCGCGGCTGTCCGAGATGCCCTGGGACATGGTCGTGGCGGACGAGGCGCAGCACGTGAAGAACCCGTACTCGGCCACGGCCCGGCAGTTGCGGACCATCGGGGCACGCGCGCGCGTGGCGCTCACCGGCACCCCCGTGGAGAACAACCT
The sequence above is drawn from the Streptomyces sp. SAT1 genome and encodes:
- a CDS encoding fatty acid desaturase family protein, which codes for MPQPAAAVADGTQERAGGSAAGSEFAPLLRTVKDRGLLGRRHGWYARVIAGNALALAAVVAGLFLVGDSWWALLLAVPFAVLFARTAFIGHDAGHAQISGDKAVSRVIGLVHGNLLLGLSYSWWNAKHNRHHANPNHRDKDPDVAADVLVFTGEQAGVRQGFRRWLTRNQAWLFFPLTLLEGIALKVHGFQDLRRQSPRERLVEGALLVAHVVGYAALLLTVLSPGKALAFAAVHQALFGLHLGLSFAPNHKGMEMPDPDGDRWGHLRRQVLTSRNIRGGVLTDWFLGGLNYQIEHHLFPSMPRPHLRLAQPLVRAHCQDLGIPYAETGLVDSYRQALRHLYEVGEPLRVE
- a CDS encoding DEAD/DEAH box helicase produces the protein MQRTFPATPSDFSELARCCAVFLPADPARSGRVAFWRPDGSAPPAPARASVTELTVVVARDGGVAPVTVPAVVLPLRSALPVLTHARADGPGHRAAAFWGAAAVLGLHFTARGLLLPGLSATDHDAWRAAPLLGEDAERVGALAAAMPPEAHAVPLDVPGPPRLPDPGRLLRAFLDAVADTLPRSPAAPLVTAGPAYAAQEPQHLPEQRAWAAEVAAGHDAGLRISLRVEVTGLESADGDGPDPRFRAVLQVHSVSGPARVSDAAEVWAGPGGPAEAFGPRARTDVLLALRRAARSWPALTPLLSAAVPDAVELADEEIAELLGEGTRALAAAGVEVHWPAVTARGLTSGATLGPPDGAGGTAGPAPGPGATLSADALLAFDWWFALGGQRLTRAELDRLAEANRPLVRLRGQWVLVDPDELRRARGRQDRKVTAVQALGAALTGSAEVDGHRVGVRPTGWLAALRDRLTGPQAQEPVGQPAALAARLRDYQARGLGWLVRMTSSGLGCCLADDMGLGKTVTLIALHLHRQQDPATGGPTLVICPTSLMGNWQREIERFAPGTPVRRFHGARRDLAGLADGEIVLTTYGTMRLDAPRLSEMPWDMVVADEAQHVKNPYSATARQLRTIGARARVALTGTPVENNLSELWAILDWATPGLLGGLGAFRTRYAQAVESGRDPAAAERLARLVGPFLLRRRKSDPGIAPELPPKTETDHAVSLTAEQTGLYEALVRETLAGISAADGMARRGLVVKLLTGLKQICNHPAQFLKEDRPRIPGRSGKLELLDELLDTVLAEEAAVLVFTQYVRMGRLLERHLAARGVRSQFLHGGTPVAEREAQVRRFQDGEVPVFLLSLKAAGTGLNLTRAEHVVHYDRWWNPAVEAQATDRAYRIGQSRPVQVHRLIAEGTVEDRIAALLRRKRDLADAVLGSGEAAFTELTDAELAALVELRGEVR